The region CATACCATACTTTCCCACAATACCAGCCTTCTTGGTTCTCTTAGTCTGCATAAAGTAAAAAACTTCAATTTAACAGAAATGAAAGGGAACagcaaaataaatcattttaatgCAGTAATTGAAGACCATATGGGAATACACTCCATAACACCTCACAAAGCATAAAATACACAATATCTGGATGAGCTTAAAACAACAAATTTTAGCAGCAAAATATAGCAAAACCATAGACTCTCCAACAATTCTGTACAGTGTAGGCCCACAAATAATGTCCTGGCTCAGCTCAATTTTGAAATTACAGATTGGTTACTAAATACTGATCAAGAATCATGCATATCACTTCAATGCCATGCTCCAGCCACTTTCCAATGGAAAGAATTTTCTATCTAGGTCTATTAATATgaaccataaaataaaaattaaagctaaaagtaaaatcaaactctaggggaaaaaaaaaagcatttccCTTCTGTTTCCAACTATAGACAATGTCAATTTACGCATCATATTCTTCCAATTCCTTGTTCTTTACAATAATAACTGCTAAGATAACTCACAAACACATCGCACTGACAATCAGAACCAAATTACATTCAATTGACAGATACAGATCGCCCAGCAGCTTTCATATATACGTTGTTACCAAGAACAAAGCTTTGTGTATAAGAATTTCATGCAGAAAAGGGAGAGTTCTGGAAAATACCATATTGATGAGCTAGAAGAACGCTGCTGAGAGTGCAGGCTGCTGTGGAAGGAGAGGTGCAAGCGGCAGCGAAACCCTAGAATTCCTGTTGTTGAAGAAACATTGGAATATATATTCGGGCATTTTGTAAGCAATGTTTGGTGGGCCTATTGGGTATTTTAACACGAAGCCCATTTCGTGGATTTAGGGCCCGGACTGTAAGTCCAGCCCATTCCTTTCAGTTCTTTCAACTTTTTCAAGTTTCGAAGCTTCTTGCCTTGGGGTGCGTTTGGTATAATAAATAGGGTGGGCTCATAGATAATTCTCACACAACTACAAGTAAAATTCAAATTAGTTTtataatgataaaattataataagtttGCAATTGGGTTGCAAGTCATTAATATTTAGTACTTATGTTATGTACGatgaactttttattattttctgaaTGTTGTTAATCaaaatattcttttaatatACGTTAGGAACTATTTATTAGCCTTCTAATTGAACCATTAAATACAGCCGTGCAATGCACGGGTACAATACTAGTTAGTTTtataatgataaaattataataacatGTGGGTTTACATAATTTGAGTTGCATATTGCCACGATAAATTCGTGCAAAAAATGTTAGATATTATAGTATTTTGGATATGTTTTTTATGAGCTATTTTCatgaattaataatattattttaaatatgtcTTTTTTATAAGATATAGGTACAACTGTTATACAAAGTAATATGTTCGGTCAAGTGTAGACGCTCTTGAGTTCGAATGTTAGTCTCTTGTCCCTTAAACAATCTATTGATCTAATGAGTTATGCTCATATACTGGCATACTACTTATACATACACGCACTAACGCACTATCAGATAACGACAAAATAACAcataactatcatattatgatTAGAATACAGCGTTGTCTGACTGTACCTATACGCGTTTGAATTGTATTATTCATATATTGaccaaataattataaatagtaaattttttATCAGAGAGcgacaaaataaaatatagctgtcatattattattattatgtgattaTGAATCGTAACTAATGAGTTATGCTCATATACTGGCATACTACTTATACATACACGCACTAACGCACTATCAGATAATGACAAAATAACAcataactatcatattatgatTAGAAGACAGCGTTGTCTGACTGTACCTATACGCGTTTGAATTGTATTATTCATATATTGaccaattaattataaatagtaaatttttttattagagagcgacaaaagaaaatatagctgtcatattattattattagatgaTTATGAATCGTAACTAATGAGTTATGCTCATATACTGGCATACTACTTATACATACACGCACTATCAGATAAcgacaaaataaaatatagctatcatattatgatTAGAAGACAGCGTTGTTTGACTGTACCTATACGCGTTTGAATTGCATTATATCATATATTGaccaattaattataaatagtaaatttttttattagagagcgacaaaagaaaatatagctgtcatattattattattagattattAGAAGATTATTAATCGTAACTAATGAGTTATGCTCATATACTGGCATGCTACTTATACATACACGCACTATCAGATAACgacaaaataaaatacaacTATCATATTATGATTAGAAGACAACGTTGTTTGACTGTACCTGTACACGTTTGAATTGCATTATTCATATATTGaccaattaattataaatagtaaatttttttattagagaGCGACAAAAGAAAATATAGTTGTTAGCttgtcatattattattattagatgaTTATGAATCGTAAATAACATAATAGatgtatattacattataaaaacaataaattcaaCTAAAAATACAGCATTTGGCATGCCCCCTACCACTTAGTATGCTGACCGTTGGGACGAAGGATTAGACTTCTGGCTGTCGACGAGATtgatatctttaaaaaattcctcctacttttttttttttttgtactactgactctgttacaatgtagtatatgttcataactactttctcaacctactgaagcataaagagtcaacagttgactccactgcgtattattattatttatatagtaaGAAGTAATATCACTTTAGCGTGCAAAAACAACTTGATTGTATTATAGTTTCTACCAATGGGCGAAAATCCTCTCTCGATGAACAGCGAGGAACAGGACCAACTTGACCGAAGTacgaagaagacgaagacatCTACGGAGTCACCAATGGGCGAGGCTGGGGCCAGTGCTATCGGGGACCTGGTGGAAAAGCAACCTGCTGCGCTATCGTTCAAGCAGATCGTGGCAAATGAATCTACGCAAAACCAACAAGCGACAGCGGAGGAACTCGATCTGGTGTCTGACGATGAAGCAGAACCCGATGATGATGTGGATCCAACATGCCTAGTTATTCGACTCACGAAAGAAGAGAAAATCCGTTTACGTAGTAAATGGAAACAGACACTAATCGTTAAGGTTATGGGTCGAAGCGTGGGCTATGGGTATCTCCAGAGAAGGCTTATGACATTATGGAGACCAACGGCGAAGATGGAAGTTGTGTCCGTGGACAATGGTTATTTCTTGGTCAAATTTGCGTTCGTGGATGACTACGAGTTCGCAAAATTCGGAGGTCCTTGGATGGTACTCGACCATTATCTCATAGTCAAAGAATGGATGCCCAACTTTGATCCTTTCACAGATAAAACGGAGAGCATGATAGTCTGGATTCGGTTCCCATGCCTTCCAACTGAATACTATGACCACAAATTTCTGATGAGGGTTGGAGCGAAGATTGGTCGTCCTATCAATATTGACACCGCCACGAGTCTGGTTTCGAGAGCAAGCTTTGCAAGAGTCTGTGTTGAAGTGGATATCACCAAACCACTGCTTGCCAAATTCACGCTAAGAAATAGAGTCCGTCCGGTTGTTTACGAAGGTCTACACCTCATTTGTTTCAGTTGTGGAACGTATGGTCACACCACGGAAGGATGCCGCTTAAACCATGGAGAAGATGCCACTCAAACGCCGGAAAACGGCGGTGAACAGCGACCGGCGAACAACCCCGGCACCGTTAACGGTCAAAAAAGTGATGCGCATGGTAATACCTCCCCACATATGGAAACTACCATAATACGGCCGGAGCTAACGGTTGATTATGGGTTGTGGATGATTGctccaaaacaaaaaaggaattaTGCTAGGAATCAGGGTAATAGGAATCAAGGGGGTAAGGAGAATGGAAAAAGGAATCAGCAGGAAACCAATAAAGGAAGAAACATCAACGCCCAATCTGGGTCGAGATATGTAAGTCTTGGTGACACCAATGCGAGTGAAGAGGACCAATTTGAGGAGGAATTAGCGGGAGAACAACTGGAGAACCAAAGCAGGACTCAGGGAACAACACAAACGGGCCAAGCAAAAGGGAAAAGGCCTACGACCCAAGTCTCAGAGAAACAAATAATGGGAAATAACCAACATGGGAAGCATAAGAGGCAGCCCGAAATCGGAGAGTCAAACACAAGAAGAAATAGAAGCAACCAAGCCCAAGTGGCTCAGAGAAACCAAGCCCAAGTGGCTCAGAGAAATCAAGCTGGCGCTGCATCAGAACATACTTTGGTCATGGGTGATAAAACCGGGTCTAAATCGATTCAAGTCCTTGAGACGGAAAATGATAATGGCCCTGAGTGCATGGAGGGAACAACTTTCTTCTAGGAGCACTTTGGTGATCCACCTGACGACGAGCAGAGGGAGGAACAGCTGCAGGAGGAGCAGTTGGGTGATTCGGTGAGTCTGGAGGCGTTGGATGACGCTGCGATGGAGGTGGAACTTTGAGGTGGTTTTCCTCCGTGGTTTGTTTTTTCGATGTCGTTTTTTCTTTCCGTGTGTTTCTTTCTTTGTgtgttctttttgttttctcgtTCTTGCTTGTTTTTGTCTCCCATGAAGGCTATTATATGGAACTGCCAAGGTGCAGCTTCTAAGGACTTCCTTAGGGCTGCGAAGTGGATGCTTAGCAAGTATTACCCGGAAATCCTTTGCCTGGTCGAAACCAAGACTTCCGGGATCACCGCGGATTCTATCTGTAACCAGCTCGGGTTTGAGAAGTGGGCGAGAGTGGAAGCCCTAGGATTCAGTGGGGGAATCTAGATTCTGTGGTCTAGTTCGCTACAGGTTCATATTCTTTCATCTCATCCTCAATTTGTACATACGGCAGTTGTGGAAGCAACGGGGAGAACGTGGAACTTCTCGGTCGTGTATGGAAGCCCGGCCCCTCACCTACGTCGTAAACTCTGGAGTTCGCTATGCAGGAACAAAGTTCAAATTAATCACCCTTGGTTGATCGCTGGGGATTTTAATGCCATTGTTAGTAATGAGGAGTGCTCCAGTCCTAACAATCCGGGGAATCACAGGAATGCGGATTTTAAAAACTGGATCTTTAGTGAAGCTCTAATTGACCTTGGCTTTTCGGGTCAGAAATTCACGTGGAGACAAGGGAAGGAGGAGGGGACGTTCAAGGGCGCCAGACTGGATCGGGCTTTATGTTCGCTGGATTGGTTCGACCTTGTCAAGGATACAACTGTCTCCCATCTAACTACTTTCGGATCGGATCACACCCCTATATTGGTTAACATCGATGCGAAACGGAAGACcttcattaataattttatgtttCAAGGTGCGTGGACGAATCACCATGATTTCACCGAGTTCATTAGTCGCAACTGGAATAAGGAAGGATCAGTCTGGCAAAACAAAGACGCTATGGCCAGTAAGATGAAAGAATGGAACAAGACTGTGTTTGGGAACATCCACCATCGAAAAAACAGGTTGCTGCGAAGGTTGGATGGTGTCCaaaaacaaatataacaaaCAAGACACGGCGGGCTTTTCAAACTTGAAAGGAAAATAAAACAGGAACTTGAAGATACCCTTCATCAAGAGGAGATTCTCTGGTTCCAACAAGCGAGGGAAGAATGGATTGTTTCTGGGGATCGCAATACTAAGTTCTACCATGCTGCTACGAAGTGTAAGAAGGCTAAAAAAGggagttttaattttttggacGAGGATGGCAATCCAATGTCGGATGATCTCTAGATCGAAAGGGCTATACATGTTTATTTTACTCAAATCTTTACCAAAGATATGGAGGTGGATGTCTCTCTTATCCCTCAAGGCAAGTTCCCGACGCTTTG is a window of Ipomoea triloba cultivar NCNSP0323 chromosome 11, ASM357664v1 DNA encoding:
- the LOC115996896 gene encoding uncharacterized protein LOC115996896, giving the protein MGENPLSMNSEEQDQLDRSTKKTKTSTESPMGEAGASAIGDLVEKQPAALSFKQIVANESTQNQQATAEELDLVSDDEAEPDDDVDPTCLVIRLTKEEKIRLRSKWKQTLIVKVMGRSVGYGYLQRRLMTLWRPTAKMEVVSVDNGYFLVKFAFVDDYEFAKFGGPWMVLDHYLIVKEWMPNFDPFTDKTESMIVWIRFPCLPTEYYDHKFLMRVGAKIGRPINIDTATSLVSRASFARVCVEVDITKPLLAKFTLRNRVRPVVYEGLHLICFSCGTYGHTTEGCRLNHGEDATQTPENGGEQRPANNPGTVNGQKSDAHGNTSPHMETTIIRPELTVDYGLWMIAPKQKRNYARNQGNRNQGGKENGKRNQQETNKGRNINAQSGSRYVSLGDTNASEEDQFEEELAGEQLENQSRTQGTTQTGQAKGKRPTTQVSEKQIMGNNQHGKHKRQPEIGESNTRRNRSNQAQVAQRNQAQVAQRNQAGAASEHTLVMGDKTGSKSIQEHFGDPPDDEQREEQLQEEQLGDSAIIWNCQGAASKDFLRAAKWMLSKYYPEILCLVETKTSGITADSIFVEATGRTWNFSVVYGSPAPHLRRKLWSSLCRNKVQINHPWLIAGDFNAIVSNEECSSPNNPGNHRNADFKNWIFSEALIDLGFSGQKFTWRQGKEEGTFKGARLDRALCSLDWFDLVKDTTVSHLTTFGSDHTPILVNIDAKRKTFINNFMFQGAWTNHHDFTEFISRNWNKEGSVWQNKDAMASKMKEWNKTVFGNIHHRKNRLLRRLDGVQKQI